Below is a window of Culturomica massiliensis DNA.
AAGAGGTACTGAGCCTTCAAACCCTTGAACTCGACCGGACGGCCGATACCCTTGTTTATCGGGTATTCAGCCATACATTGTTTATTAAAGGAAGAATGAGCGCAGGATAGTGGCGGCGACAATCAAGAAGATACAAGCCCCGAACCACGAGGCGGCGGTCTTCGAGGTGTCCGGGTCTCCGGACGAGAATTTTCCGTACACTTTCACGCCACCGATAAGCCCGACTACCGCGCCGATGGCGTAGATTAATTTCGTGCCGGGG
It encodes the following:
- a CDS encoding DUF4134 domain-containing protein, with amino-acid sequence MNKNIRQKLIIAAALMIAATASAFAQGNGLAGINEATSMVSSYFDPGTKLIYAIGAVVGLIGGVKVYGKFSSGDPDTSKTAASWFGACIFLIVAATILRSFFL